In Senegalia massiliensis, the genomic window TGTAATCTTACTATTGTAATCATTATACATTGTATATTTTACTTTTGCAAGCACTTTTATTAATTTTATTTATTTTTGTAAGCAAAAATGTATTATAATTATATAAGGAGGTGATATAAATGGATCAAAAAGAATTCGGACAATATCTTAAGTCATTAAGAAAAGATAAAAAACTTACAATAAGACAAGTTGAGCTTTATGCTAATGTAAGTAATTCATATTTATCAATGATAGAAAATGGTAAGAGAGATATCCCTTCTCCTGAAATATTACAAAAGTTATCTAAAGTATATGATATAGATTATAATACTTTAATGAAAAAAGCTGGATATGTTGATTCTGATACTTCTAAATATGAGGATGACTTAGAACAAGAATTTCCAGAAGGTGTTCAAGTTTTAAGACGAGCAAGTAAAGAACTATCTCCTAAAGCTAAGAAAAAAATGCTTAAAATGATGGAATTATTTTTAGAAGAAGATGAATAAATAGAGAATTTTTTAAAAAAAAGGGGGGATTACTATAGAAGTATTAAATAGTTCTTTTTTACTAAAAAAACCTCGATTTTCATGGGCTCAAAACAATGCTAGAATCTTCATGAAAAATTTAGATAATAAATTG contains:
- a CDS encoding helix-turn-helix domain-containing protein, with amino-acid sequence MDQKEFGQYLKSLRKDKKLTIRQVELYANVSNSYLSMIENGKRDIPSPEILQKLSKVYDIDYNTLMKKAGYVDSDTSKYEDDLEQEFPEGVQVLRRASKELSPKAKKKMLKMMELFLEEDE